The DNA segment AAAGTGCTTATAGAGAGCTGCCAGGGCCTACactttcaaagctctcttagtaaTAAATTGTCATAAGTGCAATACATTAACACTAACTTAccactgtcttagcgctaagaaagctttgaaaatctaggcccaagaCACATTACAAAGGAAGCactagtacttttgttgagtGCGATATGCGATTTGAACTGTGAATCTCTCAGGCAACTGACTGCTAGCACACACAGTCAGCCATCAAACACACTCAGCCACCAGTTTCAATATGTCAGATGAAGTAACATAATCACACTCACCTTGTCTCTGGTGAGTAGTTTGATCGGTGGTACACCCTGGTCATTCTCCTTAGCACTTTCCAGTTGACGTAGGAAGTCAATCTTCTTTTTGCTCGCCAGGATGTAAATTCTGCTCTCGCAGAACACAATCACAGTATCTGTCAACTCGTAACCAAACAGCCAAGTCTGCAACAACAGATTTATACTAATCATTCACATATCAGTTACAAGTATAAGAATGAACAAACTttctggataacaactttttattttgagagtgagtgagtgagtttggttttatgtcacttttagtaatattccagcgatatcaccgccggggacaccagaaaatgggcctcacacattgtacccatgtgggcaatcaaacctgggtcttcggcatgacaagcgaacacttaaaccactaagctaccccactgcccctattCTGAGAGCGAGACATGAAGATTAACAATcttgttgtcaagcaggaatgatgccACTGATGAAATTAGTCCCTTAATTCCAAGTTAGTCACTGTAGGTGATTAGGGTGGATTGACAAATGCTGATACCTGCAGAGCTGTGGACTTGGAGTAGACAACATCTTCATCCACACCTACTGCTGTTACAATGGCATCTATCTTTGCCAAGCTGTCATCTCCTGaagattgctgaaatgaaagtaCATGCTTTACAATACATGGGTTGTTTCATAGTATTAAATGATAgaatcatacatacatacattaacatttcaCCTGAGAACAAGGGCAAGAAACATTACTGTGGCTTTATGCATTAATCCAAATCCACACCTTACTGTTTTCCATTCATTCTAAAAAGCTAAGCTAATATGAGTACATAAAATGACACTACTTTCCAATAACAACAATGCTAAGACAAAGTTTATGCTGGTAGTTGTTGGTGCCTGAAGCCATAACAACCACAACGTCATAAAATATCACGATGTGAATAGCCCAAGCATGAGCAGATGAAGAAAAAtagtcatcatgatcatcaaacTAATGTGTAGACTTATGTCTTTTCCTCTGCACGTTCAAAAGAATATAGTTGTGGATTAAAGCAGAAACATGACAATAGTCTCAAACACTTTTGGTAGAGAAAGATATTAATACCATGAGTCGTTTAATTTGTTTGCTGTGGTAATAACGTTTTGTGCTGCATGGTATACTAATACAACTAGAAAATCATGCTCCAAATTCCAAAGAAGCTACCTTGTTATATTCATATGTGGCATTCACTACAACTGTAACCACTGCTATGAGAGATTCTCTAAATGGACATTTCTTCAGTCTCACAACTGTGTGGTAGAGCTTGGAAATATCAACGTAGTGTTGGATAATTATTACCATGATTACTGCCGCTGTCAGCAATTTTTCTACTGCATCACACGCATCTGAATCATTGTCTCtgcagtgttcatgaatagcgtctgaccctctaacaaatctggcagattcaccattggtcagatagaaatcaccaacccaccaacccgagtgtctgactgaatatttcacaatgtctttgtgtggaGTTATTTGcagcatgtgacacttgtttgctgtttagaatttttatgtttgttatcatataatgttaataattacaATGCCAATTGTaagaaatgtcaaatctgaaaggtttgtttaactttattctgtgggtcctgtgaatttttaGTGGGTCAgactgaaacttacaggacctaATGTCCTGTTTCTTTGAAAAACCATCGTGAACACTGCTCTGGGCCTGGTTAATGATAGGTTGATACAATAACGCCCATCACCATGTCTGACACTGCAACAATGTAATTTTGTCACCTCGCAAACAAGTGCCAGGAACCTCTCTTGTACCTGCTCTCCATGGGAGTAATTTGTTTAGTCAACTGACATTTAGACAATAATTAGGTGAACAGATCTACGTTTATTTGAGGTTCAGAGGGGTAAAAAATGGAAGTAATACAAATATACAACCTTACAGAAACTGGAATTCTGGGGGTTTTTTAACAGCATTTAATTCTCTTTAGCAATAGTTACATGAATGCAATAAATAATTTCACATTTGGCACATAAGCACAGTGTTCATCTTTGGCCTCAACTTTAGTGGCAGTTCATACTGGCTGAAACTGGTCGATATGCATGTGTCAGCACTTTTAATCAAACCAAGGAGCATGACATTGTCATGGACGAACAATTTGACGTTTTTGTTCAGGATGAGCAAAAATATCACGTGCTTATCTGGATTTTAGAGATGTTACATTCGTCACAGAAGTCCAAATTCTGTATCAAAATGAGAATGTAAAGTCTGATTGACAACTTACAGCCCAAGAGGTATAAATCCTTTTCATTCGCCTGTAAAAGGCGTCTTTATCCACACGCAAAGACATCGTAATGATGTTGTCTTCGCTGATATGGCGGATATTTCAAGACGGCGGGAGAAAAGGTGCTTCCGGTGCGGTTATGTTAAACTGATGTCGATTGGTTTATACTCCCGTAATATTCAAGACAGCTTTTCCAATTGGTTGAAGTAATGCTTCCGTAAACATCATGGCGGTGTGCGTAGCAGTAATTGCGAAGGAGGTGTGGAGGAAATCTTTGACAATTGCTCTCATTTGAGAACTCAATTATATTTGTCGTTTAATACATCGTCTACTAACATTGTTTTAAGAGTGTGATTAATACTGCTAGTTTAAAGGCGCTATATTTCAATCAGGCTTCAATTTCAGGATGACCTACCTGGTGGTTAAGAGTTAATAGTGTAACCAATGTAAAATTCTTCTTGTTTCTAGCCCCAATGTGAATGGATAGTTTACAGTTACTAAGTGCAACTCAGCAACCGCTAAAGTATTGAACCAGATTTAGTCTATACTGAACCAACAAGTAAACACACTTGCTACTATAGGTATTTACTGGCTGTCGAACAGTTATCACCATATTTTTGCGGTGTTTGCAAAATTATTCCGCTATTCGTTAAATTAATGAAACAGAATTAAATAGGATACTTAAagttcacatgcaacataaaacaaaactttgcagtttctgatacttttcggtatgcacaaacaaataatttaaaatgccaattcaaactataaagttgaaaaacaaaaatgcgaTGGAAAAAAGGCTGTGAAatcagcgctgggggaaaaggTGGTTTCAATGGCTATGCTATGCTGCACTcataatgcatgcgcagtgaatgggTTCATGGAGCTTGAAACGGTATGCCTGCCtagagtatgaggtcatgagcagtagtctaatctttgttgtgtacacaaacaagtaaataatctactcgttacataaaatatacataaaaaacagcatgttgattgtgataaggaaactctgtcacagagaaaactcagtgtctggtttattgtcACCTATTTGtccacctgcctgtctgctaatccCAATATGCAGTGCACAACTTCAAACATTGACctcatgcaatttgaaattaacacccaTCAGGCTTATTTGCCATAAACAAAGCCAACTAAgcatatcggcaaatgaaccagagGCCAGTGAAAAGGTTTTTTTACAGTTGAGTACACACCCaccagctctgactgggtttggtataGCAGCTGCTTCATTTTGAAGGCCGTAaacccaaatacaaaatattgcgcTTTTCATTTGCAATTATACGCTAataattttgttaatttgtttttttcttaaccagcaatgcattttacatatcatgaataagtgttaactgtattttaattatgtttggattttcggttgcatgtgacctttaattcgCTATTCACTGATGTGTCAATCCCATGCACTGCCAGTTTGCTCTCATATCGCCTACACCTCATATATCCTACGATGGCCAGTTCTACCTGTTCTAGAACACATAGATCTTGtacagtgtcttcgtgacatGACTTACCCATCTATTTACATTAGTATCATTTGATCAACCATGCATGAATAAAATAGTTTGGGGGAATATTTGAAAGGTATAATTTTctaaaaacatttcactttctttgctatttatcatgTCTATGGCATATAATGGcaaaacaaaaattcaaaaacaattatatatttttccCACCTTTTTCGTAGGTTGAGTCAGTGCTTCCATAAATGAAGCAATAGCCCAAAATAGacctgaaataaaaaaaatacctaGGTTTTTTATCTTTAACGCAAATACACCAGATACTCTAAATGTCAGACAAGCAATTTTGTCACAACACAAAAGCAAAATCGATCGCATGTACACTGTATGTATGAACACGGTAtagtttaaaatgtattttattgatcaaTCATAACAAAGTGGCTGTAATCGTTGTAAACTTCCAGGCAGGTGTACCGCTAATCTGTACGATCATCCTGACAGGGCCCTGACGACCTGAAAAATACTTTCATAAAATCATATCTCATAGATATGCCGAACCCCTTCTACAGACTCCTTTATTTGGTCCTCAAAATTTGGCATATACACGATAATATACTGTAATTGTTCCTGTTCAACTGATTGTGTTTGGTAATGTGCACCACGAAATATTCATTACTGTAAATAGTTCTTTTCTTATATAACGCAATCAAATGTATTTAATACAACAGTATGACGGTCCAGATCAAGCTAAAGGCTGAATGTGAAATGGACTCGTCTCTGGGTTCATGCTGTGTTAAGCAATAGTGACTGCGTGCAGGCATCTTACTATTCTTCATgacatgtttcatttgtttcagaattatcCCTTGTTCATCAAAACCATGCCAACGGAAAATGAACTCAAGTTTTATTATACTGTTCATACATCACTAGATGTTGTTGAAGAAAAGATTAGCTCCATTGGAAAAAATGCCAATGACCTTAGGGAGCTATATCTTGGACTCCTGTACCCAACAGAAGATTATAAAGTGTATCCTTCCTAGAGTCCATATGGGCACTATGTGTGAAGGCCATATCAGGTGTCACCAGCTttgatattgtaggaatattgctaataatgGACTCGTACAGTGTGatcactctcagctttccgtgaGTCAAGCAAGTTCTATtaaaattgcgacatcggcattagcattgtgacatcacaacttTGACACATATTGACGTCAAGCGGTATTGCACTTGTGCAgtattgctgtaaaaatattacactacagtatcttcaacgggcgagtaataaaaaatattgaatgccCATGGCCTTTGGAAAGCTGAAAGTCAATAGTTCAGTTCCCTGACTCTACAATTACAAACAGTAAAATCTGGTACCGATACTTATTGTTTCTCTGCCTGGTGCTCTGCAttaagagtgagtttagttttatgctgcttttagcaatgtctcaacactgtcatgatgggggacaccagaaattaatGATGTGCACATATGTTTTGGGTGGGTTGGTGGGTGGGGGAGGGTTCAGCAATTTTGTGTGTGAACATATATTAGTACATTATGCTTAAACATTATGGGAAGGAGGGTGGGGTCATTAATTTTGCACCTGACATGCAGTGGGCATTGCTTTCTTTGTACATCTATCTCTCAGGACAAATACAGATACACAAGCAAACATGCACATTGCTGTAGTGTGAATGTGATGCCACATCTCGTTTCACTACCTTTCCACTTGACCAATAAAGACCAGTCCAGTGACTGATTGCCCTGTTGCCAGTAGTCTCCTTGACTCCTATCCCAGCTATGGCTATGTGACAAACACCAAGGTGAAGTTTGTTGTGGTTGTGGAGTCATCGAACCTCACGCTAAGAGACAATGATATTCGAGGTGTAAGTCACTCATTCCCATAATACATTCACATTTTGTAACGATCAGGAAATTTGAAACCAGTGTCTCACTCAAGAGGATTGAATAATGTTGCCATTGCTCTACCTGTCAAGTCAGAGCAGCTCGGATGCAGCCACAATTCATCAATCTAACCTGACATACTGTGGTATTTGGTATAACACTTGCTTAAGAATGTAAAACATCTGGTGCTTTTTTGGATGAGGTGCATTCCAGGATTCAAACCAGAATTAACAACCAAGGCACTCTACAAGAACTTGTAAAGTCATCAACCTAACCCGCTCAGTCACCAGAGCTCCCGAAAACACAAAGTCAGTAACTGGTATTTCAGATTACATACtttatttttttatagaaaCATCTTTAGAAATTTATGCATTTAACACGCCGATTTCCATCATTACCATACTGTGCCTTCGACACGTTTTGGTAGGAATCGTGAACTGTGATGTGTTTCAGATGTTTCGGAAACTTCACCACGCCTATGTCGACATGCTGTGCAATCCCTTTTACAACCCAGGAGAAAACATCACATCCAGGTAGAGATTGGATTTTGACAGGGCTGTAAT comes from the Haliotis asinina isolate JCU_RB_2024 chromosome 12, JCU_Hal_asi_v2, whole genome shotgun sequence genome and includes:
- the LOC137257786 gene encoding trafficking protein particle complex subunit 2-like protein, translating into MAVCVAVIAKENYPLFIKTMPTENELKFYYTVHTSLDVVEEKISSIGKNANDLRELYLGLLYPTEDYKVYGYVTNTKVKFVVVVESSNLTLRDNDIRGMFRKLHHAYVDMLCNPFYNPGENITSRNFENVVISMMQQE